Proteins encoded within one genomic window of Rhododendron vialii isolate Sample 1 chromosome 1a, ASM3025357v1:
- the LOC131321678 gene encoding deoxyhypusine hydroxylase-like, producing MGTEMEMDSCRHSSSFTVSPETEKFLCDRLLDQEQPISERFRALFSLRNLRGPAPRNALIAATGDSSNLLAHEASFALGQMQDVDAIPALKAVLNDLSLHPIVRHEAAEALGAIGLEINIPSLKNSLVSDPAQEVRETCELALTRIEELRSVQSNDESSTLSSSPFLSVDPATPASCSSTDLLREVLLNQEKGMYERYAALFALRNQGGDTATEAIINSLRAKSALLRHEVAYVLGQLQNKSASAALSRILKDVNEHPMVRHEAAEALGSIADGHCIALLEEFAKDSEPIVAQSCEVAFSMLEFERSGKSFEYLFMQTPQVQETS from the exons ATGGGAAcggaaatggaaatggattcTTGTAGGCATTCTTCATCATTCACAGTCTCTCCCGAGACAGAGAAGTTCCTGTGCGACAGATTGCTTGACCAAGAACAACCCATTTCGGAGCGCTTCAGAGCCCTCTTTTCACTTCGTAATCTCCGCGGCCCTGCCCCCCGCAACGCTCTCATAGCCG CAACAGGAGATTCATCAAATCTGCTGGCGCATGAGGCTTCATTTGCATTGGGCCAGATGCAAGACGTCGATGCTATCCCTGCTTTGAAAGCAGTTCTTAATGATCTCTCTTTACATCCCATTGTCCGCCATGAG GCTGCAGAAGCTCTTGGTGCGATTGGTTTAGAGATCAATATTCCTTCTTTAAAGAACAGTTTGGTTTCAGATCCGGCTCAGGAGGTCCGAGAAACATGTGAATTAGCTCTTACTCGAATTGAGGAACTGAGGAGTGTCCAAAGCAATGATGAATCATCCACTTTGAGTTCTTCACCCTTTTTGTCGGTTGACCCTGCTACACCTGCTTCTTGTTCTTCTACTGATCTATTAAG GGAAGTTCTTTTGAATCAAGAAAAGGGCATGTATGAACGCTATGCAGCTCTTTTTGCACTTAGAAATCAAGGAGGAGATACAGCTACTGAGGCTATAATTAATTCTTTGCGTGCAAAGAGTGCTCTCTTGCGGCATGAG GTTGCTTATGTATTGGGCCAATTGCAAAACAAAAGTGCTTCAGCTGCACTTTCCAGAATCCTTAAGGATGTGAATGAGCACCCAATGGTTAGACATGAAGCTGCTGAAGCTCTTGGTTCTATAGCAG ATGGCCATTGCATTGCACTTCTTGAGGAGTTTGCGAAGGATTCTGAACCTATTGTCGCACAGAGCTGTGAAGTAGCTTTCAGCATGCTGGAATTTGAGAGATCAGGCAAATCTTTTGAG TACCTCTTCATGCAGACGCCTCAAGTTCAGGAAACCTCATAG